The segment AATACCGTCGGCTTTCTCCCTACGTACAAGAAAACCGCGACACCATTCGAGAAATCTACCTAGATCTTGGCCGACTAACCAAGTTCGACGGCTTGCTATTTCACGATGACGCCTTCTTTACCGATTTTGAAGACGCCACCCCTGAGGCCTTGGCAGCCTATGAGCGCGCTTCATTGCCCAACGATATCAACGCTATCCGTAATGACGAAAACCTGATGGCCATGTGGACCCGCTTTAAGACCGACTACCTGAATGATTTCACAGACGAGCTGGCTCAGGCGGCTAACTACTATCGTCAGGTCGACAATAAAGAGTTTACCACTTCGCGCAATATCTATGCCGTCACAGTGATGGAGCCAGAAAGCCAACGCTGGTTTGCCCAAGATATTCAAAGCTTCGCCAATAGCTACGACTACGTTGCACTCATGGCCATGCCCTACATGGAAGAAGCGGAAAATCCCAATGAATGGCTAAGAAGCCTTGCACAGCGTTCATTGGCGCAGGTACGTGCGGATCAACTGGTGTTCGAACTACAAACCCAAAATTGGAATACCCAAACTCCCATCCCCAGCAAGGAGATCGCCGAATGGGTGCGCATATTGCGTGAAGAAGGCATCAAGCACATTGGTTATTATCCGGACAATTTTATTGAAAACCATCCTGATATCAATGTGATGAGACCAGTGTTCTCCAACGGACGTCGGTTTAAGGCCACCCCATGAACATACTCGACTCTCTGGCGGTCTTCACCCTGGGCTATCCCAGTTTAATGGCGACCATATGGATCTGTGGAGGTATCTACTTCTACGTTCATTGGGAGCGCAAGCAGCCCTGGCCCAACACGTTTGTATGGGACGAAAACACCCCTAGCGTCACAGTGCTTCTGCCCTGTTATAACGAAGGAGACAATGTGGATGAAACGGTTCATCACCTTTTCAAACAGAACTACCCAAGCATGGAAGTTATCGCCATTAACGATGGCAGCAAAGATGACACCGCCAGCCGACTCGATGCTTTAGCGCTGGAATACCCCGCGTTAACCGTGCTCCACCAAGACAATCAAGGCAAAGCTAGTGCCTTGAATAATGGATTAAGTCAGGCCACCGGCGACATCATCGTCGGGATCGATGGTGACGCGATACTCGACTACGACGCCATTGGCTATATGGTTGGCCATTTTATTAGCAGCCCAAAGGTGAGCGGGGTTACCGGAAACCCCAGGGTGAGAACCCGCTCCACCGCTATCGGCAAGATTCAAACCGGCGAGTTTTCCGCCATTATCGGCCTGATCAAACGTGCACAGCGGATATACGGAATGGTATTCACCATTTCTGGTGTCATTTGCGCGTTTCGGCGTAAAGCACTGGAAGAAATTGGCGGTTGGAACACCGACATGATCACCGAGGACATTGATGTTAGTTGGCGCTTACAGATTTTAGGTGGGCAAGTTCGCTACGAACCCAGAGCCATGTGTTGGGTCCTTATGCCCGAAACGCTCCGCGGGCTCTTCAAGCAGCGACTTCGGTGGGCCCAAGGTGGCGGTGAGGTTTTCCTACGCTACTTCTCGCAGACTATTCGCTGGAAAAACCGCGGTTTCTGGCTCCTCATGCTGGAATATATCGTCAGTGTGGCCTGGTGCTACTCCGTGATCGCACTATTGATCGCCTGGCTGGTTTCTCAAGTTGTAGCGCCAATGGCATGGCCCATCACTGCGCAGTTGCTCACCTATTTTGGCAGCATCCTGATCGCCATAAGCTTTATCCAGTTCACTGTCAGTTTCTATATTGACAGTCGCTACGACAAAGAGATATTCCGCTGTGTTTACTGGAGTATCTGGTACCCGTTCGCCTATTGGATCATCAATATGGTCACCGTCGTAATCGCCTTTCCCAAAGCCATGATGCGACAAAAGGGAAGGCACGCCACCTGGACTAGTCCGGACCGAGGGGAGCAATTCCATGAACAATAAACTAATGCCCGTTATCATCGACAACCCCTGCCAGAAAGGATGGGGCTACCGATCCCGCGATACCTTAATCACCCTTGCCACCCTCGCACTGTGGATCCTAGTGATGACCAGGACGTATACGTTCTTCATCGTGGAAGAGGCAATCCTTGAACAGCTAATTGGATCGATCATGTTAAAAATAGTCCTGGTCGGTTTTGTCGTTACCTTCCTGACGTTTCACTGCTGGGCCGTTTATAACAAATATCTTTACACCCGTTACGTAAAACGGCAGCTGCGCCACTTCCAGCAGCCAACGCTGACAATAGAGAACGATACGGACAACGAGATAGACAACAAAATCGAAAACTACCAAATGCACGAACAAGAAAAAGTCGGCATTCCCAGCCAAGCAACTAACTAAACCAGCATGCGACATTCCATTCAGGCCTCAAGGCCTGAATGGAAAGCACTTCTTCACTTGGTAACAAGCATGTGAGGGACGAGCAGCGAGGCACCCGAGCAGCACAAAGCAGTGCCAAAGCCCAACACAAACCATTAAGGTTATAATCACGGACTATGCCAAACCCACTCGATTAATGAACGCCCAGCCCCAGGCCTATGACTGTGAATCCCCTCCATCGAAGTAAAAAAAGCCAAGCCAAATCCGTTCTCAAAGGCCTGCACCCTAGGAATCTACACAACCAAGGCTATGACTTCCCCGCTCTCGTAAAAAGCCACCCAGCACTAGCCCCCCATGTAAAACCGAACGCTCATGGCACCTTTTCCATCGATTTCGCAGACCCATTGGCAGTCAAAACGCTCAACGCTGCGTTATTAAACCGAGACTACAATATTGTCGATTGGGACATTCCAGAGGGTGCGCTTTGCCCACCCATCCCAGGCCGAGCCGACTATATCCATTACATGGCGGACTTAATTAGGCTTGGGGGTGAACAGCCCAGCATCAAGCTGCTCGATATAGGGACGGGAGCCAATGGCATCTACCCGCTACTGGCCTGCCAAATTTACGGCTGGCAGTGTGTGGGTAGTGACATTAACGCTCAGTCGCTTGAGAACGTCGCCATGATTATCACCAACAACCCCACACTCAAAGATCGCTTCACGCTGCGCACGCAGCACGATAAAAACCACATTTTTGAAGGGATCATTCAACCGGGGGAGTTCTTTGACGTCAGCGTATGCAACCCACCCTTCCATGTCTCGCTCGATGAAGCACTTAGAGGTAGCCAGCGTAAGCTCAATAACCTTGCGCATAGTCGCGGTGAACAAAAAGCAAAAACTAAATCCCCCGTTCTGAATTTTGGCGGGCTGGGAGCAGAGCTTTGGTGTAAGGGCGGCGAACAGCTATTTCTTAAAAAACTAATAAGAGAAAGCCAACTGTATTCAACTCAATGCCGTTGGTTTAGTAGCCTGGTTTCGAAAGCCGACAATGTTAAGCCTGCCAAGAAGCTAATTAGCAAGCTCGGTGCCGTTGATAGCCGGGAAATAGAGATGAAACAGGGAAATAAGCTGACAAGGGTACTGGCCTGGACATTCATCTGAGCCGTTTAGCCGCCTCTATCTGATTCTGATGTTCATAAGATCATTCCTTCCAGAGAGAGGTAAGAGAACTTGCCATTTCATCCAACTTATTGGAAAGCGCTCGGTAGGACATCTTGGGTTGATACTGGGCATCATAGATCAGCCCGTTACCATGGTTGTAATAGTCGTACCACTCATTGAGTGACGACCAACGATCGGTGAAACCCCACATGGTAAACGAGTGCGCCCCCGCTTCGATGCACGCTTCCAGGTAGGTCGCGTACCTAGCCGCTACCGCATTCGGAGTGGTTGCGAAGATCCGGTGCTGGTTGATATCCAGCTCAGACACCCGCACCTCAATGCCAATGGCATGGAAGCGAGCAATTGCTGAAATCAGGTCCGCCTTGCCGACCGACGTGCTATTCACATCCCAGTACGCCTGGTACTCAGCGTTCACGTCTTCGTGCATCTGCAAGCCAATGCCATGAATGGGCACGCCGGCGGTTTGCAACTCGACCACCAGGTTGAACAGGAAGTCCTGTTTGTCGCCCGCCTCTTCACAACCCCACTCGTTAATGAACAGCAGTACGTCCGGATCCACTTCATGGGCTTTACGTAATGCCCGCTCAATGTAGCCACGTCCTAATGCCTGGTACCAGACGGAATCACGGAGTTGGTCTGTCCAGTCCAGGAACGGCTCGTTGATCAAATCGAACGACACCATGCGGCCCTTATAGCGACTGAACAGCATCTCGATATGCTCATCCAGGATCTCCCCTACTTCGCTAGCGGTGATGGTTCCGTCGAGCCAGCCGTCCCACAGCCACTGCGGGGTCGCTTCGTTCCACGCCACCGTGTGGCCATGCACCTCCATGCCATTACGTTCGGCGTAGTCGATCAGCTTATCCGACTCATAGAAGTCGTAGAACCCGCGGGCAGGCTGGATGAACTGGAACTTCATGCAATTCTCAGGGGTGATCTGGTTAAACTCATTGCTCAGAATCCTGCGGTACTGCTCGTCAAAGACCATCGGGTAGGTGGCCACCGCGGTACCTATTCGGAACTTACCGGCCTTGTCACGCAAGGTGCCCGCTGTCTTGGGCACACTCCGCACAGGCGTCTCTTCTACAGTACCAGTAGTGGTGATCTGGGTAATAAGGAACGTTGCACCCACGTTAGCTTCATCCAGGCTTAGATAAACCACCCCATCGTCAAACAGCCCCAGATCCGGCTGACGGGTAACTTCCACGCCGTTGGTCAGGAACACGAGCTCGGTACCCTCACGCTTGAAGGTGTAAATCACATTGGTGCCTACACTGGCAGCAGCATTTCCCGACTCGGTATTGTCAGGGTGATACATTGTCCAGTAACACCAGTCACCATTGAAAATCTGGGTTTTGAAGGTGCTCTGCGCGTAGTACCACTCATCCTGCACCATCGGTATAACACCGTGAAACAGGAAGTAGGTGGAGTTGGCGGCAGTCAGCGTAGCGGTGATATTGATCTCAAAATCACCGGAGACCTGAAAGCGCATAGCTAGGTTGAGAGACGGGTTGTGCACCGGTGCATCTGTGCTTTCAGGCAACGGCGACAGCTTACGGTCGAGGCCTTCAAACAACACGCCATTTGATTGCACAGTGGCACCAGAAAAACCTTCCCACAAACGGAGTGGAGCATTGGTCACAGGCGTACCTCCAAAGGAATGTACCAGTGCGTTTTCCCAAGATTCGGTTGTTGGTTTTTGAGGAACCATTACCCTTGAAGCGCAGCATGCTGACCACTTCTTGTTTGTTTTTTTATCCTGCCAACACTTAGGCGTCAGTGGTGGTTTTCTACCGCCAGCCTTCAGCGGAGCAGGCGCGTTAGCGATTGCGTCCGCTGGAAGGTATTGTTAGGGGTTTGTTCACGCAAACCGTCTAAATCTACCACTCATCCTAAAACCATCTCTCATATTCAATCCCATCAAGATGAGATTGATTGCACCAGCAAGCAACTCGACGCCTTGCACAACGTAGAAATTAGTATCAAAAGTGCCTACAGATGCCCAAAGATCAAGAAATACTGCGCATGGAATTAGCACCAATACTCCATTGGCACCAATAAACGGCATTCTCTTCTTCTTTTGTAGTACGAGCTTTCCGCTTCTAGATTTTGCTAAGGCGAAACCACTACCGCCAGTTA is part of the Halomonas alkaliantarctica genome and harbors:
- a CDS encoding endo-1,4-beta-xylanase — translated: MTNAPLRLWEGFSGATVQSNGVLFEGLDRKLSPLPESTDAPVHNPSLNLAMRFQVSGDFEINITATLTAANSTYFLFHGVIPMVQDEWYYAQSTFKTQIFNGDWCYWTMYHPDNTESGNAAASVGTNVIYTFKREGTELVFLTNGVEVTRQPDLGLFDDGVVYLSLDEANVGATFLITQITTTGTVEETPVRSVPKTAGTLRDKAGKFRIGTAVATYPMVFDEQYRRILSNEFNQITPENCMKFQFIQPARGFYDFYESDKLIDYAERNGMEVHGHTVAWNEATPQWLWDGWLDGTITASEVGEILDEHIEMLFSRYKGRMVSFDLINEPFLDWTDQLRDSVWYQALGRGYIERALRKAHEVDPDVLLFINEWGCEEAGDKQDFLFNLVVELQTAGVPIHGIGLQMHEDVNAEYQAYWDVNSTSVGKADLISAIARFHAIGIEVRVSELDINQHRIFATTPNAVAARYATYLEACIEAGAHSFTMWGFTDRWSSLNEWYDYYNHGNGLIYDAQYQPKMSYRALSNKLDEMASSLTSLWKE
- the pgaC gene encoding poly-beta-1,6-N-acetyl-D-glucosamine synthase, with product MNILDSLAVFTLGYPSLMATIWICGGIYFYVHWERKQPWPNTFVWDENTPSVTVLLPCYNEGDNVDETVHHLFKQNYPSMEVIAINDGSKDDTASRLDALALEYPALTVLHQDNQGKASALNNGLSQATGDIIVGIDGDAILDYDAIGYMVGHFISSPKVSGVTGNPRVRTRSTAIGKIQTGEFSAIIGLIKRAQRIYGMVFTISGVICAFRRKALEEIGGWNTDMITEDIDVSWRLQILGGQVRYEPRAMCWVLMPETLRGLFKQRLRWAQGGGEVFLRYFSQTIRWKNRGFWLLMLEYIVSVAWCYSVIALLIAWLVSQVVAPMAWPITAQLLTYFGSILIAISFIQFTVSFYIDSRYDKEIFRCVYWSIWYPFAYWIINMVTVVIAFPKAMMRQKGRHATWTSPDRGEQFHEQ
- the rlmF gene encoding 23S rRNA (adenine(1618)-N(6))-methyltransferase RlmF, which codes for MTVNPLHRSKKSQAKSVLKGLHPRNLHNQGYDFPALVKSHPALAPHVKPNAHGTFSIDFADPLAVKTLNAALLNRDYNIVDWDIPEGALCPPIPGRADYIHYMADLIRLGGEQPSIKLLDIGTGANGIYPLLACQIYGWQCVGSDINAQSLENVAMIITNNPTLKDRFTLRTQHDKNHIFEGIIQPGEFFDVSVCNPPFHVSLDEALRGSQRKLNNLAHSRGEQKAKTKSPVLNFGGLGAELWCKGGEQLFLKKLIRESQLYSTQCRWFSSLVSKADNVKPAKKLISKLGAVDSREIEMKQGNKLTRVLAWTFI